From Acidobacteriota bacterium, a single genomic window includes:
- a CDS encoding FGGY-family carbohydrate kinase: MALYLGFDAGAQSLGAIVIEIDGDNRRTLFEHSLNFDRDFPEYGTTAGIVRGDGPHEMLASPLMWADALDRMMSILASDAGIDIGAIRAISGAAQQHGSVYLNRRAREAWRALAHDRPLVPQLAGTLARGLSPVWMDGSRAFARFAGPQIRKFRQTNPGGYDATTRIHLVSSFMASLLIGADAPLDPGDASGMNLMDIQSSRWSEAALEATAPGLVLKLPEIRPSWTIVGTLSKYWQDRYAFPPAQVVAWSGDNPSSLVGTGLTAEGHLAVSLGTSDSVFGCSREPCPGASHVFASPMGGYMNLVCFRNGSLTRDWVRRTHHLDWNGFSAALDRTPAGNDGAVMLPWLEAEITPPVGFSGVRRFGYDGTDAARDVRAVVEGQMMAMANHSAVIAGDLRRIVATGGASVNDAVRQVMADVFGAPVDRLTSENSACLGAALRALHADRLANGEPLSWPSVVTGFTDPRQEERVLPRLEAVEVYRDLRVRYAELERLHQGRAPIG; encoded by the coding sequence TTCGACGCCGGCGCACAAAGCCTGGGCGCGATCGTCATCGAGATCGATGGCGACAATCGACGGACGCTCTTTGAGCACTCGCTGAATTTCGATCGCGACTTTCCCGAGTACGGCACCACGGCCGGCATCGTGCGCGGCGACGGACCGCACGAGATGCTGGCCTCGCCGCTGATGTGGGCGGACGCGCTGGATCGCATGATGTCGATCCTGGCGAGCGACGCCGGCATCGACATCGGGGCCATTCGTGCCATCTCTGGTGCAGCCCAGCAGCACGGCAGCGTCTACCTCAATCGCCGCGCCCGCGAGGCCTGGCGCGCGCTCGCCCACGATCGGCCACTGGTGCCCCAACTGGCCGGGACCCTCGCCCGCGGGTTGTCGCCAGTGTGGATGGACGGGTCGCGAGCCTTCGCGCGCTTCGCCGGCCCGCAGATCCGCAAGTTTCGCCAGACCAATCCCGGCGGCTACGACGCCACCACGCGCATCCACCTGGTCAGCTCGTTCATGGCCTCGCTGCTGATCGGCGCCGACGCACCGCTGGATCCGGGCGATGCGTCAGGCATGAACCTGATGGACATCCAGTCATCACGCTGGTCCGAGGCCGCGCTCGAGGCCACGGCGCCGGGGTTGGTCCTCAAGCTGCCAGAGATTCGCCCGTCGTGGACGATCGTCGGCACGCTGTCGAAGTACTGGCAGGATCGTTACGCGTTCCCTCCGGCCCAGGTCGTGGCCTGGTCGGGCGACAACCCCAGCAGCCTGGTCGGCACCGGCCTCACCGCCGAAGGCCACCTGGCCGTCTCGCTGGGCACGAGCGACAGCGTGTTCGGCTGTTCTCGCGAGCCGTGTCCCGGGGCCTCGCACGTCTTCGCGTCGCCGATGGGCGGGTATATGAACCTCGTGTGCTTTCGCAACGGCTCGCTGACGCGCGACTGGGTCAGGCGGACGCATCACCTGGACTGGAACGGCTTCTCGGCGGCGCTCGATCGCACACCGGCCGGCAACGATGGCGCCGTGATGTTGCCGTGGCTGGAAGCAGAGATCACGCCGCCGGTGGGATTCTCTGGCGTGCGGCGGTTTGGGTACGACGGCACCGATGCCGCTCGAGATGTACGAGCAGTTGTGGAAGGCCAGATGATGGCGATGGCGAACCACTCGGCGGTTATCGCCGGCGACCTCAGGAGGATCGTTGCGACCGGCGGCGCGTCCGTGAACGACGCGGTGCGGCAAGTGATGGCCGACGTGTTCGGCGCACCGGTTGACCGGTTGACCAGTGAGAACTCGGCGTGCCTCGGGGCGGCGCTCCGCGCGCTCCATGCCGACCGCCTGGCCAACGGCGAGCCGCTATCGTGGCCGAGCGTTGTGACAGGGTTCACCGATCCGCGCCAGGAAGAGCGCGTGCTGCCCAGGCTGGAGGCGGTCGAAGTGTATCGCGACCTGCGCGTGCGCTACGCGGAGCTCGAGCGCCTCCACCAGGGCCGGGCGCCTATCGGCTAA